In Verrucomicrobiota bacterium, the genomic window AATTGGTTTTCACGAACTGCTTAATTATACACAGTACAGAAAAGTACAAGTGCCAAATCATCTCACCTCCCCTTTTCTTTTGAGGGGTAAATCACCTCAGAGCGACCGACAGAAAAAGTCGCACCCCCGCAAAGAAATCAGGGTTTCAAGTTCAAGTCCCTTCCCTTTCGTGTGTTTGGTGTGTTTCGTGGTGTGAACTGCCGGATCCAGGCTCGATGACGCTTGTTCGATGGCACCGTTGTGGTCGGCCAGGGCGCCGACCACGGCAGGCGAGGCGCGTGCGCTCCCCATCGGAACCAGACGGCTACAGTGCGCCGCCTTTCAGATAAGCCAGCAAGTCCAGCAACTCGTCCGCATTGAGCGCGTTCAGAAGGCCGGTGGGCATGGTGGAAACGGGTTGCGCGAGGGTCTTGCGGATCGTGGCGTTGGATACGGCAACCGATTCGGTCGGGCGCATCAGGTCCGTGGCAATGCGCGTCGTGTGCTCATCGCGCGAAGCGATGCGACCGGACAGAGTCCGTCCGTCCGCCAACTCGAGTGTCATGACTTGATATTGGTCCGGGATGGCCTTGCTGGGGTGAATGGTTGCTTCGAGAATGTCGCGCACCGTGAAGCGCTGGCCCAAAGTCGAGAGGTCCGGACCGATCGCGCCGCCTTCCCCATTGATTTGATGGCAAAGAACGCAGCCGGCCGCAGCGAACGCGGTGCGTCCGCGTTGCGCAGCGCGGCCTGTCAATCCGCGCCCCGCAATGGCCAAGGCCTGGTCCAGGGTCCAATCGCGGCCCGGTCCTTTGGCCACCGGCAATCCTTCCGCAAGCGCCTTTGTGGGCACGTTGATGGCCTCGAACTCGGCACGTTGATCGTCCGGAACTTGTCTCAGGGCAATCTCACGGATGCGGCCCCAGAACTCGCGGTATCCGTGGCCGCCGCGGGAGTGAGCCACGGCATCGGCGATCGACGTGAAATATCGCCGGCGTTGCTCCTTGGTCCAGCCGTCACTGAGCCAGAGCAACGTCTGGGCGCAGTGCATTCGTTCGAGGCGCGGCGCGGATTGCAGCATGTCGCTCACGGCGGCGCCGTATTTCGGATTGCGCACGAAGTAGCCCGAGCCGAGGAGGGGCCGATCGCCGGTGTCGGACTCCATGCGTTCGAGCAGCGGCGCGATCATCGTCGTGTCGCCGAGAAAGCAGAGCAGGCGGGAAAGTTCGCGATTGACCGAGCCGTCCACGTCGGGGAAGTGCAGCCGCAGTCGCTGCGCCGTGGCGATTCGCGTTCCAGCGACGGCTTTCTGGCCGCGCGCGAAGGCGAGTTCATACGCGCGCAAGACACGGAGTTTCTGGCTGGGGGAAAGATTCCACCGAGACTTTTCGCGCATTGAACCCACGAACGGCCCCCTCTCCCGTTCCCTCTCCCCCTCGGAGGGGGAGAGGGTGTCCGTAGGACGGGAGAGGGGGCCGTTCATGGTGAGGGAACTCCAATTGACCTTGTTCAATTGTGCGATGACCCGTTGCTGATCGTCCGGCGATCCTTGGCGGGCAAGGGCGAGCAAGGCCGTGAGCGATATATCGAGATTCGTTTCGGCCAGGGCGTGCTCCCTCCAGGCCGCGACCGGCTGCGCTTCGAGCGCGACGCGGGCGGCGAAGCGAATCGCCCGGTCTGGGTGACCGAGGTGCGGCCAAACTTTCTTCACGGTCGCGGGATCACTGTGACCGTGCGATGCCTCGAGTTCACGGCGGAGTGAGTGAAGAGATCGTTCCTCCGGAGAAAGCTCTTCGCTTCCGACCGGCGCAACGCTTTCGTCGCCGACATAACGCACTCGATAAATGGCCGACCCGAGCTGCCGCCCGCCCACGGTGAAGTAGAGCGCGCCGTCCTTGCCGGCCACGATGTCGGTCAGCGGCAAGCCGGTCCCGCCGATGAATTCCTCGACCTCGGCGCGGTAACTTGCGCCATGGGGCCGCAAGTGAATGGCGTGAATCGTCGCAAAGGTCCAGTCGCACGCGTAGAGCGCGCGTTGATACTTCGCGGGAAACTTCGTGCCGTAACCAAACACAATGCCCGTGGGCGACGCGGGGCCGATGTTCACCACGGGCGGCATGCTGTCTTCCAGGTATTCCGGCCACATGGCCGAGCCTTCGCGCCAGCCGAATTCACCGCCGCTGACGAGGTGACAAATCCGCGTCGGCCGATACCACGGCGTGCCGAGGTCCCATTCCATGTCCGAGTCAAACGTGAACAGGTCGCCCGCGCGGTTGAACGCGAGGTCGTAGCTGTTGCGCAGTCCGCTTGTGATCAACTCACGCTGGCCGCCCGCGGGATCGAAGCGCAGCACCCAGCCTTGGACCGAGTATTTGGCGCTTTCAAATCCGGGCGGCATGGGACGGTCGATGCCATTCATAGCTGAGGGACGGCGCAAATCGACGCCCGACGGAAGCGACGTGCCGTTCCCGCCCATCAGGTGGAGCGACTCGGCATCCGGACTGACGACGAGATTGTGCGGTCCGTGCTCGCCGCCGCCCTTGAGTTCAAAGAGCAATTCGCTTTGATCGAACTGGCCGTCGCCGTCGGTATCCCGCAGGCGGTGCAATCCCCTCTTTGGCGAATTGGTGCTGCCTTCCGCCACGGTGACGTAAAGGCTGTCGAAGGCGTGCAGCAGCCCGTGCGACCAGCCGATGGCGGCCGCAGCGCCTCCAAGTTTCTCGACCTTCGTTTCCGCGCCGGCATTCCCGATCGCTGGCGGAGTGATGCGGTAGATGCCCGGGTTATGCTGCGTCGCGGCGAGCAAACGGCCTTGCGGGTCCACAGCCAGCGCGGTCAGCGAACCGCCATCAGCGGGCACAGTGAAAATTCGTTCCGCTTTGAAGCCGGGCAACGTTGTGATCGTGGAGGAGTGGGCGGGATTCAGCGGATGTCCGGGCTTGTACCAATACGGCCGATCTGCATACACCGTGTCGTCCGCAGATTGGACCACAGGTGGGGTGATGATTCTCTGCGCTGAGCTGGCGCCGGGTGGCACGCTGCCGGCCAGCTTCACGCCTTCCAACGCCAGTGAGTCGAGCCGATACGGATTCTCTTTGGCAGCCCAGGCCATGCCGCGCAGGAGCATCAGGCGGAAAAACGGATCGTCAAACGTCCACATGTAATGGGCAAAGATCGAGACGAACACGCGGGCCTTGGTCCCTGGCGGTTCGTAAGTCCAGAATACCGGCACCGTCTCGACCGTTGCGTCGCCGGGATTCTTCCGCCGGTCGTCGCCCTGGTTGATCTTTTCGTCGGAGGTAGCCAGCACGGTGATGCGGGACCGGTCGCCAATGAATGGCCAATACGGTTCGTCCACGAAACGCATCGAGCGCGGCAACCCCAGGAGGAGCGGATGTTCCGGGTTGGGCAGGCGCAGTTCGGTGAGACCGTGCCGATAGGACGCGGCTTTGTACGAAAGCCCGAAATGCTGCGCGTGGTTTTCCCATTCTTGATCGCAGCCGATGGCCCAGTGAATGGTCACCGCCCCGCCACCCTTCGCCTGGTGCCGCTGGATTTCAGCAAGCTGCTGCGCGTCCCATCGGGTCTTGAGGTAAAATACCGCCAGATCAACTCCCTCCCATTGCTCCGGTTTGGGCCAAGGAAACGCCGTGGACACCCGGACGCCGGGCGCCTTGGCCAGCAAGGCCGCCCACTGTTTTTGCCACGCCGGATAATCGTGCTCGCCCGGTCCATGATCCTTGGGACCGGCGACCAGCAACACGTGCAGCGGACGCAACGAGGCGTTGGCATCCGGTCGCGGCGTGCGCGCCAGCACGGCTTCCACTTCGGCCCGGCTTCGCGGCGCGGGCGCTTCGGCGGCGGTCGCCTGCCAGGTGGCGATCAATATTCCGGCAAGAGGGACGAGAAGGCTATTGAAGACTGTTTTCATGGAAGGTTTTCAAGCAAGGTTTTGCGCGTCCCGGCGAGCCACTCGACGTGCGTGCAACACGTCCGAAACGGCTTGCTGGGGACAGGCTCGCCCTACCGTCGTGTTCATGGAAACGAAGGGTTCCACAGAGGCCGCCGAGATGTAAAGGGATCAGTTTTTGACAACGAGTGAATTGTCCTTACTCTTTCGCGCATGAAAACACGCACCTTTCTCGCTACCGCCGCATTCTTTTCCATCATGCTCGGTTTCTCGGTCCACGCCCGGGCGCAAAAGAAATCCTACACTCTCGGCCTGGTAGCCAAATCGCAGAGCAATCCCGTGTTTCAGGCCGCGCGCGTCGGCGCTGAAGATGCCGCCAAGGATCTGGGCAAAAAGCACGGCATCTCGATCAAGATCGACTGGCGCACGCCCAATGACGAGGATGCCCAGAAGCAAGCCGACGCGATCGAGCAACTCGTCCTCAGCGGCGCGGATGGCATCGCCGTCAGTTGCTCCGACGCCAACAAGCTGACCGATGCGATCAATTCGGCGGTAAAGAATGGCGTGCCGGTGGCCACGTTCGACAGTGATGCGCCCGCGAGCCAGCGCTTCGTCACGTTCGGCGTGGATGATTTCAAGTGCGGCGAGCAAACGATGGAGGAGTTGGCCAAGATCATGGGCGGCAAAGGCGTCGTGGCGATTTTGGCTGGAAACCCGAACGCCCCGAACCTGCAAAAGCGCGTGGCCGGCGCGAAGAGCGCGGCCAAGAAATATCCCGGCCTGAAAATCCGCGACACCTATTACCACAAGGAAACGCCGCAAGACGCCGCGGCGCGCGTCGAGCAAGTGATGCAGTCCAACCCGGACATCGCGGGTTGGTGCATGATTGGCGGCTGGCCGCTGTTTACGGACAACGCGCTGAAATGGCCGCCGGGAACGGTGAAGTGCGTTTCCGTCGATGCGTTGCCGCCGCAATTGGCTTACCTCCGAAGCGGCCACGTGCAGATGTTGCTGGCCCAGCAGGTTTACGAGTGGGGCTACCGTTCGGCGGAACACCTGATCAACAAGATTCATTTGAAGAAGAACCCGTCCGCGTTGCACGATGTCAGCCCCTTGATCCCGGTCACGAAGACGAACGTCGAGCAGTTTGCCAAGAACTGGGAAAAGTGGCTGCCGAAGTAATGGTCCAATGGTCCCATGGTGCCAGTGCTTGCCAGAATCCTCGTCTGTGTTTAGGTTTTGATTCGTGCACGCGAGTTCAATTCGATCTTCATCCTCATGAAAACGAGACCCTCCAGGAAGGCACGCCGTTCTCCCATTCAAAGCCGTGCAATTCGGGCCGCTGAACGTGCGCGCAGTGCGATGCACTCCATGAGTGAGGTGGAAGTGGAAGAGCTTTTTCGAGAAGGAATGGTTCGGGTCTATGGAGGGCAACCCCAAAAGAAAGCTATCGCTGGACACGAACGTTCTGCTTGAAATCGCAGACGCCGCCGACGTTGCATTGGATTTCCTGGAGGTGTTTCGAGCCCGAGGTTACGAACTCCTCATCGCCCCGCGCGTAGTTGCCGAGTTAAGATGGCTGGAACGCTATGGAGCTCCGAGCGAAAAGAGACTCTGCTCAGTCGTCTTCTCAAAGATGCGTGATTGGAGCATCAAGCCATTTGATCTGTCCGAAATCGCGAGGTCCATTGCAGTGCGTTTTGCAGAATCACTGATCTTAAGAGCGCTTTTACCGGAAAGAGAACTGGGCGACGCACGTATCCTGGCTGAGACCGCCGTTGCGGGCATTGCAGTCCTGACAACGTTTGACAGGCATCTCCTGGATATTGAGGAGGATGCCCTCAGGCTGGCCCTTGAAGATGCAGATCTGACGGTCGTGGTTGTCGCGCATCCCAAGCGTCTTCTCCGAGCAATCCGGTGAAGCCAATGAGACCTCCGAGCGTTCTTTCCTTCCACAACATCACCAAGCGTTTCCCCGGCGTGCTGGCCTTGGATGGTGTCAGCTTCGAGGTTCAAGGCGGGAGCTGCCACGCCCTCATTGGTGAAAATGGAGCGGGCAAGAGCACGATGGGAAAAATCCTGGCCGGAGTTTACACCGCAGACGAAGGAGAAATTCGCCTGGATGGGAAGATCATTCACCCCGCCAATCCGCTCATCGCACGCCAACTGGGCATTGCGATGGTGCACCAGGAACTGGCGTTCTGCCCGAATTTGACCGTGGCGGAAAATCTCTGCCTGGGCGATTTGCCGCGGCGCGGCGGCTGGCTGGACCGTCCGCGCATGCGCGACCAGGCTCGGGCCATGTTGCGGGAGATCGAGGCGGAGATCGACGTGAACCTCCCCATCCACCGGCTTTCCACGGCTCAGGAACAAATGGTCCAGATCGCTGCCGCGCTGGGCACGGACGCGCGGATCATCGTGATGGATGAGCCGACCAGCTCGCTGTCCGCTCACGAAAGCGAACATTTGTTCCGGCTTCTAACGCACCTCAAACAGCGCGGCATCACCGTGATTTACGTGTCCCATCGGTTGGAGGAAATCTTCCGTCTGTGCGATCAGGTCACGGTTCTGCGGGACGGACGCCACGTGGCGACGGAAAAAATCTCCGAAACCAACCCCGAGCGCGTCATTCACCAAATGATCGGGCGCGAGGCGAGCGCCTTCGCGCCGAACCATCTCAGTCGGCCGCCTGGAGACGAAGTTCTCCGAGTTGAGAAACTCGCCTCGCCGGGCCGATTTTGGGGAATCACCTTCAGCTTGCGCGCCGGAGAAGTCCTGGGTTTCGCCGGCCTGGTGGGCGCCGGAC contains:
- a CDS encoding c-type cytochrome translates to MKTVFNSLLVPLAGILIATWQATAAEAPAPRSRAEVEAVLARTPRPDANASLRPLHVLLVAGPKDHGPGEHDYPAWQKQWAALLAKAPGVRVSTAFPWPKPEQWEGVDLAVFYLKTRWDAQQLAEIQRHQAKGGGAVTIHWAIGCDQEWENHAQHFGLSYKAASYRHGLTELRLPNPEHPLLLGLPRSMRFVDEPYWPFIGDRSRITVLATSDEKINQGDDRRKNPGDATVETVPVFWTYEPPGTKARVFVSIFAHYMWTFDDPFFRLMLLRGMAWAAKENPYRLDSLALEGVKLAGSVPPGASSAQRIITPPVVQSADDTVYADRPYWYKPGHPLNPAHSSTITTLPGFKAERIFTVPADGGSLTALAVDPQGRLLAATQHNPGIYRITPPAIGNAGAETKVEKLGGAAAAIGWSHGLLHAFDSLYVTVAEGSTNSPKRGLHRLRDTDGDGQFDQSELLFELKGGGEHGPHNLVVSPDAESLHLMGGNGTSLPSGVDLRRPSAMNGIDRPMPPGFESAKYSVQGWVLRFDPAGGQRELITSGLRNSYDLAFNRAGDLFTFDSDMEWDLGTPWYRPTRICHLVSGGEFGWREGSAMWPEYLEDSMPPVVNIGPASPTGIVFGYGTKFPAKYQRALYACDWTFATIHAIHLRPHGASYRAEVEEFIGGTGLPLTDIVAGKDGALYFTVGGRQLGSAIYRVRYVGDESVAPVGSEELSPEERSLHSLRRELEASHGHSDPATVKKVWPHLGHPDRAIRFAARVALEAQPVAAWREHALAETNLDISLTALLALARQGSPDDQQRVIAQLNKVNWSSLTMNGPLSRPTDTLSPSEGERERERGPFVGSMREKSRWNLSPSQKLRVLRAYELAFARGQKAVAGTRIATAQRLRLHFPDVDGSVNRELSRLLCFLGDTTMIAPLLERMESDTGDRPLLGSGYFVRNPKYGAAVSDMLQSAPRLERMHCAQTLLWLSDGWTKEQRRRYFTSIADAVAHSRGGHGYREFWGRIREIALRQVPDDQRAEFEAINVPTKALAEGLPVAKGPGRDWTLDQALAIAGRGLTGRAAQRGRTAFAAAGCVLCHQINGEGGAIGPDLSTLGQRFTVRDILEATIHPSKAIPDQYQVMTLELADGRTLSGRIASRDEHTTRIATDLMRPTESVAVSNATIRKTLAQPVSTMPTGLLNALNADELLDLLAYLKGGAL
- a CDS encoding sugar ABC transporter substrate-binding protein — translated: MKTRTFLATAAFFSIMLGFSVHARAQKKSYTLGLVAKSQSNPVFQAARVGAEDAAKDLGKKHGISIKIDWRTPNDEDAQKQADAIEQLVLSGADGIAVSCSDANKLTDAINSAVKNGVPVATFDSDAPASQRFVTFGVDDFKCGEQTMEELAKIMGGKGVVAILAGNPNAPNLQKRVAGAKSAAKKYPGLKIRDTYYHKETPQDAAARVEQVMQSNPDIAGWCMIGGWPLFTDNALKWPPGTVKCVSVDALPPQLAYLRSGHVQMLLAQQVYEWGYRSAEHLINKIHLKKNPSALHDVSPLIPVTKTNVEQFAKNWEKWLPK
- a CDS encoding sugar ABC transporter ATP-binding protein, whose translation is MRPPSVLSFHNITKRFPGVLALDGVSFEVQGGSCHALIGENGAGKSTMGKILAGVYTADEGEIRLDGKIIHPANPLIARQLGIAMVHQELAFCPNLTVAENLCLGDLPRRGGWLDRPRMRDQARAMLREIEAEIDVNLPIHRLSTAQEQMVQIAAALGTDARIIVMDEPTSSLSAHESEHLFRLLTHLKQRGITVIYVSHRLEEIFRLCDQVTVLRDGRHVATEKISETNPERVIHQMIGREASAFAPNHLSRPPGDEVLRVEKLASPGRFWGITFSLRAGEVLGFAGLVGAGRSEAALAIFGLDPAASGKVLVRGRELPLGSVTSALAAGIGLVPEDRKRQGLILTMNCRENMSLAVLDRLVKQGFVQAEREQVLARRYADQLRVKTPSLEAPIASLSGGNQQKIALTKWLARDCDILIVDEPTRGIDVGAKAEIHHLLDELACRGLAILVISSELPELMNLCRRILVLKEGRIMGELNRDEFSQSRLLRLMAGVEPE